Proteins from a single region of Chlamydia buteonis:
- the hrcA gene encoding heat-inducible transcriptional repressor HrcA: protein MPRSWISKRESKILYILLTTTELYLKTGQPVGSKTLKEYECANLSTATIRNYFAELEAEGFLKKNHVSGGRIPTDLAFRYYVDHCADFTQDDLPETTTKLLNQLPEESQNIVKDLQKASELLGEALQLPTCFSSPRFENDSVTNIQLSLVDEQRVVVILSTEFGQIFTDTLWLAETSNHTSLKRIETFLQSYLRKQPPSENLSQKEEDLGMTLYNEVVVRYLTRYCNFSEEDLYETGLSKLLKYDAFKDPDMLALGLSFFENRRHMCKLLDIGMHRDRPTAFIGSELSDIFGTPNPHCAVITTPYYMNRTPLGAFGVLGPINLPYKEIYKTLTIFADKVKESLTQSFYKFKLSFRRPCPSDPKLSKEPTLLARYSSIKLLPPKETL, encoded by the coding sequence ATGCCTAGGTCGTGGATCTCGAAACGGGAATCTAAGATTCTTTACATTCTCTTAACAACGACAGAACTGTATTTAAAAACAGGTCAACCCGTCGGATCAAAAACTCTGAAAGAATACGAGTGTGCAAATTTGAGCACCGCGACTATACGCAATTATTTCGCAGAATTAGAAGCTGAAGGTTTTCTAAAGAAAAATCACGTCTCGGGAGGAAGAATTCCAACAGACTTAGCATTTCGTTATTATGTAGACCATTGCGCTGATTTTACTCAGGACGATCTGCCAGAAACCACAACAAAACTGTTAAACCAACTCCCTGAAGAAAGTCAAAACATTGTTAAAGATTTACAAAAGGCATCAGAACTTTTAGGAGAAGCTTTACAGCTACCCACATGTTTCTCTTCTCCAAGATTTGAAAACGACTCTGTAACCAATATCCAACTTTCTTTGGTAGACGAACAACGCGTTGTTGTTATTCTATCTACGGAATTCGGTCAGATATTTACAGACACCCTCTGGTTAGCAGAAACATCAAATCACACGTCTTTAAAGCGTATTGAAACGTTTCTTCAAAGCTACCTGCGTAAGCAACCTCCCTCAGAGAATCTCTCACAAAAAGAAGAAGATCTTGGGATGACCCTATATAATGAAGTCGTAGTTCGCTACCTCACACGTTACTGTAATTTCAGCGAAGAAGATTTATACGAAACAGGATTATCTAAACTTCTGAAATACGACGCCTTCAAAGATCCCGATATGCTGGCTCTAGGGCTATCATTTTTCGAGAATCGTCGCCATATGTGCAAACTTTTAGATATTGGTATGCACAGAGACCGCCCCACGGCATTTATAGGAAGCGAGCTTTCCGATATTTTTGGTACTCCTAATCCACATTGTGCTGTTATCACGACTCCTTACTACATGAATCGCACTCCATTAGGAGCTTTTGGTGTGTTGGGGCCTATAAATCTTCCATACAAGGAGATTTATAAAACCCTCACAATATTTGCAGATAAAGTTAAAGAAAGCCTGACTCAAAGTTTTTATAAATTTAAATTATCCTTCAGAAGACCTTGCCCTTCCGATCCTAAACTCTCCAAAGAACCTACATTATTAGCAAGGTACTCTTCTATAAAACTATTACCCCCTAAGGAGACGTTATGA